One segment of Shewanella piezotolerans WP3 DNA contains the following:
- a CDS encoding 1-aminocyclopropane-1-carboxylate deaminase, with protein sequence MLINTPIDSIEFNAGRVFVKRDDLLHKEFSGNKARKFAYFLNHEFPDITRLVGYGSPVANSLYSMSALAKLKGWQLDFYTDHIAEQVLKSSKGNFVEAVSNGANVIDLSLIEDRNNRSCRAYIEQVVIPNDNQALFVPEGGRCLYAREGVHQLAKEVSDWFSQRKLTELTVFLPSGTGTTAVFLNEYFVLYAPSISVKTCACVGDEAYLSQQFSELITDVSFHPQIVKTDKKYHFGKLYREFYQIWQKVTEQGIEFELLYDPKGWMCVEKLLSDSEDTNILYIHQGGLLGNATMLPRYQRKYPAT encoded by the coding sequence GTGCTGATTAACACGCCAATTGATAGTATCGAATTTAACGCGGGACGTGTTTTTGTTAAAAGAGATGACTTACTGCATAAAGAGTTTTCAGGCAACAAGGCGCGTAAATTTGCCTATTTTTTAAATCATGAGTTCCCAGATATCACTCGACTGGTTGGCTATGGTTCCCCTGTGGCAAATTCACTCTATTCAATGTCAGCGTTAGCTAAATTAAAAGGCTGGCAACTTGACTTCTATACCGACCATATCGCCGAACAAGTGCTGAAATCCTCGAAAGGTAACTTTGTTGAGGCGGTCTCTAATGGGGCAAACGTTATAGACTTGTCACTTATTGAGGATAGGAACAATAGAAGTTGTAGGGCATATATAGAACAAGTGGTGATCCCCAATGATAACCAAGCGCTGTTCGTCCCCGAGGGAGGGCGATGCCTTTATGCTAGAGAGGGGGTACATCAACTGGCTAAGGAGGTAAGTGACTGGTTTTCGCAGAGAAAATTGACAGAATTAACTGTCTTTTTACCGTCAGGTACAGGTACAACGGCTGTTTTTCTTAATGAGTACTTTGTACTTTATGCCCCCAGTATTTCGGTAAAAACCTGTGCTTGTGTTGGTGATGAAGCTTATTTATCCCAGCAGTTTTCTGAGTTAATCACAGATGTTTCATTTCATCCTCAGATAGTGAAAACAGATAAGAAATATCATTTTGGAAAGCTGTATCGAGAGTTTTATCAGATTTGGCAAAAAGTTACCGAGCAAGGGATAGAGTTTGAACTGTTGTATGACCCAAAAGGCTGGATGTGCGTAGAAAAGCTGTTATCAGATTCTGAAGACACTAATATACTATATATTCATCAAGGTGGTTTATTGGGTAATGCGACCATGTTACCGCGTTACCAACGTAAGTATCCTGCAACTTAA
- a CDS encoding YccF domain-containing protein, protein MAVLRLVFNIAWFVLGGFVMGLAWWLAGLLCFISIIGIPFGRACFVIGEMTFWPFGQDSVNRRALTGTEDLGTGAFGMMGNIIWFLLFGIWLTIGHIMHAFACAITIIGIPFALQHLKLAILSLTPIGQTVVAKA, encoded by the coding sequence ATGGCGGTATTACGCTTAGTGTTCAACATAGCTTGGTTCGTATTAGGCGGTTTCGTAATGGGACTCGCTTGGTGGCTAGCTGGATTACTCTGTTTTATCAGCATAATAGGCATACCATTTGGCAGAGCTTGTTTCGTTATAGGAGAGATGACATTTTGGCCATTTGGCCAAGATTCTGTGAACCGTCGAGCACTAACTGGAACTGAAGATTTGGGCACTGGTGCCTTTGGTATGATGGGCAATATTATCTGGTTCTTATTATTTGGTATCTGGCTCACTATTGGTCATATTATGCACGCTTTTGCTTGTGCAATTACCATAATAGGGATCCCGTTTGCACTACAGCATTTAAAGCTGGCTATTTTAAGCTTAACTCCTATCGGACAAACCGTAGTTGCAAAGGCTTAA
- a CDS encoding alpha/beta fold hydrolase has protein sequence MSKPSVSHRTKWILLRGLMRDKRHWHDFAVMLQAQVMAHDIDIMALDSRGNGVFSSDKSPLSITEYAGALLEQIEEGDNCIIGLSMGGMIAIEMARLSPKKVSKVVIINTSAANLSPWYRRFSIYAVIDAYRTRNRDNGVDWSEATALKLSSEHLGTSPAMAKKWSKLRQQNRVRLHNAVRQLCACAYFKCCDRLQQPIFVFSGVLDKLVSPECSQSIAEHYRCQLVEFDNAGHDISLDNPAALIAQLKKALL, from the coding sequence ATGAGTAAACCAAGCGTTAGTCATAGAACTAAGTGGATACTCCTGCGCGGTTTGATGCGCGATAAACGCCACTGGCATGACTTTGCTGTAATGCTTCAGGCGCAAGTGATGGCGCACGATATTGATATTATGGCTCTTGATAGTAGAGGGAATGGGGTTTTCAGTTCTGATAAAAGTCCATTGAGCATTACGGAGTATGCAGGTGCATTATTGGAACAGATAGAAGAGGGAGATAACTGTATCATAGGGCTTTCTATGGGGGGGATGATAGCCATTGAAATGGCACGTTTATCGCCAAAGAAAGTCAGTAAAGTCGTTATTATTAATACCAGTGCCGCTAACTTATCACCTTGGTATCGACGCTTTAGTATTTATGCCGTCATAGATGCGTATCGGACCCGCAATAGAGATAACGGGGTCGATTGGTCGGAAGCGACAGCGCTTAAATTATCCAGTGAGCACTTAGGAACTAGCCCTGCGATGGCAAAAAAATGGAGTAAATTGAGGCAGCAAAATCGGGTTCGCCTGCACAATGCCGTTCGTCAACTATGTGCGTGTGCATATTTTAAGTGCTGTGATCGCTTGCAACAGCCTATCTTTGTGTTTAGTGGTGTTTTAGACAAGTTGGTTTCCCCTGAATGCAGTCAATCTATAGCGGAACATTATCGATGTCAGCTTGTTGAGTTTGATAATGCAGGACATGACATTAGTTTAGACAATCCAGCTGCGCTTATTGCGCAGCTGAAAAAAGCGTTGCTATGA
- a CDS encoding M14 family zinc carboxypeptidase: MQAAPTELQTLLDLIDSYPQLHAKTLTKVNLKKQSYPVICAELGAKGGNVPCVLFVSGVHGVELIGIQVVIALLESILSRLEWDCQLQQLLTKIKIAFVPIVNPIGLLRSTRCNGHRVDLMRNAPIEAESKVTFLVGGQKLSSHLPWYRGHQGVEQETRALIQYVELLKACSTSLISLDAHSGFGMTDHIWFPFAGSSKPVSSLGQIYYLEQLYQSSYPYHNHYSFSPQSLIYRTHGDIWDYLAANESDKPFLPLTLEMGSWSWVKKNPRQVFNFAGLFNPQKQHRQVRALRKHTVFMQFLLDLAASRELEHMSAEGLKLQNQAAINRWFQR, translated from the coding sequence ATGCAAGCAGCGCCGACAGAGCTACAAACGTTACTAGATTTGATAGATAGTTATCCGCAGTTACATGCTAAGACGCTGACAAAGGTGAATTTAAAAAAACAGAGCTATCCGGTCATCTGTGCTGAATTGGGGGCAAAGGGGGGAAATGTCCCCTGTGTATTATTTGTCAGTGGAGTACATGGTGTTGAGTTAATTGGTATTCAAGTGGTCATTGCCTTACTTGAAAGCATCCTTTCTCGACTTGAATGGGATTGTCAGTTACAGCAGTTATTAACCAAAATAAAGATCGCTTTCGTGCCAATTGTTAATCCTATTGGTTTACTTCGCAGTACTCGGTGTAATGGCCATCGAGTGGACTTAATGCGAAATGCACCCATTGAGGCCGAGTCAAAGGTGACTTTTCTTGTGGGTGGGCAAAAACTATCATCTCATCTGCCATGGTACAGGGGGCATCAAGGTGTAGAGCAAGAAACTCGGGCGCTGATCCAATATGTTGAATTGCTTAAGGCTTGCTCTACAAGTCTAATCTCTTTAGATGCACACTCTGGATTTGGTATGACGGATCACATATGGTTTCCGTTTGCAGGCTCTAGTAAGCCAGTATCTAGTTTAGGGCAGATTTATTATTTAGAACAGCTATATCAATCCAGTTACCCATACCATAATCACTACAGCTTTTCGCCGCAAAGCTTAATATATCGTACGCATGGAGATATTTGGGATTACCTCGCGGCCAATGAGAGTGATAAGCCTTTTTTACCATTAACACTGGAGATGGGCTCTTGGAGTTGGGTAAAGAAAAATCCACGGCAGGTGTTTAATTTTGCAGGATTATTCAATCCACAAAAACAACATCGACAAGTTAGAGCATTGCGAAAACATACAGTGTTTATGCAATTTTTATTGGATTTAGCAGCAAGCAGAGAGTTAGAACATATGAGTGCAGAAGGGTTAAAATTACAAAACCAAGCAGCTATTAACAGGTGGTTTCAGCGCTGA
- a CDS encoding substrate-binding periplasmic protein, with translation MCSFVFNIIQRLTTAVSKGQKLFLFLILSCTLPVCYADTLYLTSLHWPPYAGSQLKNEGASIAITRAALAAVGHEVQVDFYPWSRAVRMASREDSKYSGYLPEYAYPTEKFVFSYSMGSSPLGLVEQKRHPISWSNQSDLNQYTIGVVQGYVNTEQLDNMIAQGVQPAEAVASDIHNIKKVVSGRIDAAVIDAHVLGYLLGQPDMKSVASRVQLNKRILTQKELYIAFKNNAEGKKWRDLFNQGLGKIDVDKILQENMAQ, from the coding sequence ATGTGTAGTTTTGTTTTCAATATTATTCAACGATTAACAACTGCTGTTAGCAAAGGGCAAAAACTTTTTCTGTTTTTGATATTAAGCTGTACATTGCCAGTATGCTATGCCGATACGTTGTACTTAACCTCTTTGCACTGGCCACCATATGCTGGCAGTCAGTTGAAGAATGAAGGCGCGAGTATTGCTATTACTCGTGCAGCATTGGCAGCCGTAGGGCATGAAGTTCAGGTTGATTTCTATCCTTGGAGCCGCGCAGTGAGAATGGCATCGAGGGAAGATTCAAAATACTCTGGCTATTTGCCTGAGTATGCGTATCCAACAGAAAAGTTTGTCTTTTCATATTCAATGGGCAGTAGCCCCCTAGGGTTAGTCGAGCAAAAGCGTCATCCGATTAGTTGGTCAAACCAGAGCGATCTAAATCAATACACCATTGGCGTTGTCCAGGGGTACGTCAACACCGAGCAACTCGATAACATGATTGCTCAAGGTGTACAGCCGGCTGAAGCAGTGGCGTCCGATATTCATAACATAAAAAAAGTGGTTTCAGGCCGCATTGATGCTGCTGTAATCGATGCCCATGTACTGGGTTATTTACTTGGCCAACCAGATATGAAGTCGGTCGCCAGCCGAGTGCAACTTAATAAGCGAATATTGACCCAAAAAGAGCTTTATATCGCCTTTAAAAACAATGCTGAAGGTAAAAAATGGCGCGACCTTTTCAACCAAGGGCTAGGCAAAATTGACGTGGACAAAATACTGCAAGAAAACATGGCGCAATAG
- a CDS encoding PGPGW domain-containing protein yields the protein MLKKTLITVVGGLLTLTGAALIILPGPAWLLLPIGLAVLSLEYTWAKHWLKKSQNHMSNTARWLDRKILLRRLKR from the coding sequence ATGCTAAAGAAAACACTGATAACAGTCGTTGGTGGATTACTAACATTAACAGGCGCAGCCCTAATCATACTGCCAGGCCCCGCTTGGTTGCTACTCCCTATCGGATTAGCAGTGTTGAGTTTAGAATATACTTGGGCTAAGCATTGGCTTAAAAAAAGTCAAAACCACATGAGCAACACAGCTCGCTGGCTTGATAGAAAGATATTACTGCGCAGACTGAAACGATAA
- a CDS encoding cytochrome-c peroxidase translates to MSTLTNLTIAIATVFSATSFAASEPIEIIPAAIITNPDKVELGKMLFFEPRLSKSGFISCNSCHNLSLGGVDALPTSIGHNWQQGSINSPTVLNAEYGLAQFWDGRAKDLKEQAGGPIANPKEMGFSHELAVDTIRSMPAYQARFAQVYQKDGITIEEITDAIAEFEKTLVTPNAPFDKFLLGDKNAIDADAKAGYQLFKDKGCVSCHNGPAVGGTMYMKMGLVKPFHTNNPAEGRKGVTGKEADKFVFKVPTLRNIELTYPYFHDGSVWELAEAVNTMADIQLGQALSENETKQMVSFLNSLTGEQPQIVLPILPPSTADTPRPVPFAN, encoded by the coding sequence ATGAGCACATTGACAAACCTTACTATCGCCATTGCCACTGTTTTTTCCGCAACTTCATTTGCTGCAAGCGAACCTATCGAGATCATACCCGCAGCAATAATCACCAACCCAGATAAAGTCGAGCTTGGAAAAATGTTATTTTTTGAACCTAGACTATCAAAATCGGGGTTCATCTCTTGTAACTCATGCCATAACCTCTCACTTGGTGGCGTAGATGCTTTACCAACCTCTATCGGACATAACTGGCAACAAGGGTCAATTAACTCTCCAACAGTATTAAATGCTGAGTATGGGTTGGCCCAGTTTTGGGACGGACGAGCTAAAGATCTTAAAGAGCAAGCAGGCGGTCCTATCGCTAATCCTAAAGAGATGGGCTTCAGCCACGAACTGGCTGTAGATACCATTCGTTCCATGCCAGCTTACCAAGCTAGATTTGCGCAGGTTTACCAAAAGGATGGCATTACGATTGAAGAGATCACTGATGCCATAGCTGAATTCGAAAAAACATTAGTGACACCGAATGCACCATTCGACAAATTTTTACTCGGTGATAAAAATGCTATCGATGCGGACGCAAAAGCAGGCTACCAACTATTTAAAGACAAAGGTTGTGTAAGCTGTCATAACGGCCCAGCAGTTGGTGGCACCATGTATATGAAGATGGGTCTGGTTAAACCTTTCCACACTAACAACCCTGCTGAAGGACGCAAAGGGGTTACCGGAAAAGAAGCCGACAAATTTGTATTTAAAGTGCCAACGCTAAGAAATATCGAACTCACCTACCCGTATTTCCACGATGGTAGTGTTTGGGAATTAGCGGAAGCGGTAAACACCATGGCAGATATTCAGCTCGGTCAGGCTTTATCAGAAAATGAAACTAAACAGATGGTGTCATTTTTGAATTCCTTAACCGGTGAGCAGCCTCAAATTGTGTTACCAATACTGCCGCCATCCACAGCTGACACGCCACGTCCTGTGCCTTTTGCTAACTAG
- a CDS encoding DUF6508 domain-containing protein, translating into MNNSTIQSHTTGLYKEYAQDLVIGNHFVSDKRLQEFVADLDRDGLLLESFKWDEWYNKSYMVDRPEYIADATLYECQLLVTAMSRLDRFSPGVLSNMRQQGVLNAIVERFRTLSFQPAV; encoded by the coding sequence ATGAACAACTCAACAATACAGAGCCACACAACTGGTCTATATAAAGAGTATGCTCAAGATCTTGTTATTGGAAACCATTTTGTTTCGGATAAGCGTTTGCAAGAGTTTGTTGCCGATCTAGACCGCGATGGTTTGTTACTCGAGAGTTTTAAATGGGATGAGTGGTATAACAAGAGTTATATGGTTGATCGCCCTGAGTATATTGCCGATGCTACATTATATGAATGTCAGTTGTTAGTCACAGCAATGTCTCGCTTAGATAGGTTTAGTCCTGGTGTACTCAGTAATATGCGCCAACAAGGTGTACTAAACGCAATTGTAGAGCGCTTTAGAACGCTATCTTTTCAACCTGCCGTATAG
- a CDS encoding LysR family transcriptional regulator — protein sequence MRIDVDAFKVLQVLVEEGSFAKAAERLHKAQSAVSYQVKKLEQHLGVNLFCRDQYRAELTPEGKVILAEGQRLLQYLTNIEHLASRFSEGWEPKLELVVDGALPMKPIMRALKRMAEQQIPTKVQLNMEFLGGVQERFERDSADLMLVKDYRTGPNYRPQPLPKITSILVTAANHPLASEKNISLFELQRHVELTIEDSSPEKLHRDELQFGGDKVFYLSGFIMKKNALMMGLGFGWMPDFLITDELKSGQLVEVDFSGGNRFSFTPQLVSTMERPLGRAGRLFTELIMDEFNAEKTA from the coding sequence ATGCGGATTGATGTTGATGCATTTAAGGTGCTGCAAGTGTTGGTGGAGGAAGGTAGCTTCGCTAAGGCTGCAGAGCGATTACATAAAGCGCAGTCAGCGGTAAGCTATCAGGTCAAAAAACTTGAACAACACTTAGGTGTAAACCTTTTCTGTCGGGATCAGTACCGTGCAGAGTTAACACCAGAAGGGAAAGTTATTTTAGCTGAAGGGCAAAGGTTGCTGCAGTACCTTACCAACATTGAACATTTAGCCAGCAGGTTTAGTGAAGGTTGGGAACCCAAACTTGAATTAGTGGTTGATGGTGCGTTGCCAATGAAGCCGATTATGCGCGCACTAAAAAGAATGGCTGAACAACAGATCCCAACGAAAGTGCAACTTAACATGGAGTTCTTAGGCGGAGTTCAGGAACGTTTCGAGCGAGACAGCGCAGATCTAATGTTGGTGAAAGATTATCGTACAGGCCCAAATTATCGGCCACAGCCTTTGCCTAAAATCACCAGTATTTTAGTTACCGCTGCCAATCATCCATTAGCCAGTGAGAAAAATATTAGCCTTTTTGAATTGCAACGTCATGTAGAGCTCACCATTGAGGACTCTTCGCCTGAAAAGCTGCATAGAGATGAACTGCAATTTGGTGGTGATAAAGTGTTCTACTTGTCTGGCTTTATAATGAAAAAAAACGCACTAATGATGGGGTTAGGTTTTGGCTGGATGCCTGATTTTTTGATTACCGATGAACTGAAGAGTGGCCAGTTAGTGGAAGTTGATTTTAGCGGTGGAAATCGATTTAGTTTCACACCACAACTGGTATCGACGATGGAGCGTCCGTTAGGCAGAGCGGGACGTTTATTTACCGAGTTGATTATGGATGAGTTTAACGCTGAAAAGACCGCTTAA
- a CDS encoding homogentisate 1,2-dioxygenase, producing MPFYVKQGEIPTKRHITFKKDNGELYREELFSTHGFSNIYSNKYHHNMPTKALEVAPYSLSHGADWQDSLVQNYKLDTKQADCQGNFFNARNKIFFNNDVAMYTAKVTEDTDEFYRNAYADEVLFVHEGEGTLLSEYGALAVKKWDYLIIPRGTTYQLKFNDYKAARLFVIESSTMVEVPKHFRNEYGQMLESAPYCERDIRTPVLQEAIVEKGNFSLVCKFGDKYQLTALEWHPFDLVGWDGCVYPWAFNIQEYAPKVGKIHLPPSDHLVFTAHNFVICNFVPRPYDFHPQSIPAPYYHSNIDSDEVLYYVDGDFMSRTGIEAGYMTLHQKGVPHGPQPGKTEASIGKTETYEYAVMVDTFAPLKLTEHVKNCMSIDYNRSWIEN from the coding sequence ATGCCATTTTATGTGAAGCAGGGAGAGATCCCTACCAAGCGTCATATTACATTCAAAAAAGACAATGGGGAGCTTTATCGTGAAGAGCTGTTCTCTACCCATGGCTTTTCCAATATCTATTCGAATAAATATCACCACAACATGCCAACAAAAGCATTGGAAGTTGCGCCTTATAGCTTAAGCCATGGTGCAGACTGGCAAGACTCGTTAGTACAAAATTATAAGCTCGATACTAAACAAGCTGATTGCCAAGGTAACTTCTTTAATGCCCGCAATAAGATTTTCTTCAATAACGACGTGGCGATGTACACCGCTAAAGTGACTGAAGATACTGACGAATTTTATCGTAACGCCTATGCCGATGAGGTGCTTTTTGTTCACGAAGGTGAAGGGACGTTACTCAGTGAGTACGGTGCCTTAGCAGTTAAGAAATGGGATTATCTCATCATTCCAAGAGGGACTACCTACCAACTTAAATTTAATGACTATAAGGCTGCTCGCCTGTTTGTCATCGAGTCTTCGACCATGGTTGAAGTTCCGAAGCACTTTCGAAACGAATATGGGCAGATGCTTGAGTCAGCTCCATACTGCGAACGAGATATACGTACCCCAGTTTTGCAAGAGGCCATTGTTGAGAAAGGTAATTTTTCATTAGTGTGTAAATTTGGCGATAAATATCAGCTTACCGCCTTAGAGTGGCACCCGTTTGATTTGGTCGGTTGGGATGGTTGTGTATACCCGTGGGCGTTCAATATTCAGGAATATGCGCCTAAGGTCGGTAAGATCCACCTTCCACCTTCTGACCACTTAGTATTTACAGCGCATAACTTTGTTATCTGTAACTTTGTACCACGACCTTATGATTTCCATCCGCAATCTATCCCAGCGCCTTATTACCATTCAAATATCGACAGTGATGAGGTGCTTTACTACGTCGATGGTGACTTTATGAGTCGCACAGGCATCGAAGCGGGATATATGACCCTGCATCAAAAGGGTGTACCGCACGGACCACAACCTGGCAAAACTGAAGCCTCAATAGGCAAAACTGAAACCTACGAATACGCAGTGATGGTCGATACATTCGCCCCACTCAAATTGACTGAACATGTAAAGAACTGCATGAGCATCGACTACAACCGTTCTTGGATTGAAAATTAA